One Verrucomicrobiales bacterium DNA window includes the following coding sequences:
- a CDS encoding sigma-70 family RNA polymerase sigma factor, with protein sequence MSDSPNKPGSDPVFVTTHWSMVLRASKPETPEALAALSELCQKYWFPLYAFARRQGCDTHHAQDLTQEFFSKLLEKNYLSGADRRRGRFRWFLLTAFKCFLANEWDRTQAQKRGGGKQIVSFDGMSAEERYLHEPEDSASADQLYDRRWAADLLDGARTLLRAEYADADRAERFKYLEAYLPGGHPTLSQSEIGAALGLTEGTVKQEVFKVRRRYGELLREAVAQTVAHPDEVDDEINYLIDVVCRR encoded by the coding sequence ATGAGCGACAGTCCCAACAAGCCCGGCTCAGATCCCGTGTTCGTGACCACGCATTGGAGCATGGTGTTGCGCGCCAGCAAGCCCGAAACGCCGGAGGCGCTGGCGGCACTCTCCGAGCTGTGCCAGAAATACTGGTTTCCGCTCTACGCCTTCGCACGCCGACAAGGATGCGATACTCACCACGCCCAGGACCTCACTCAGGAGTTTTTCAGCAAGCTTTTGGAGAAAAACTACCTGAGCGGCGCCGATCGCCGCCGGGGCCGATTCCGCTGGTTTCTCCTAACGGCATTCAAATGCTTTCTCGCCAACGAGTGGGATCGTACCCAAGCCCAGAAGCGAGGCGGAGGGAAACAAATCGTTTCGTTCGACGGCATGAGCGCGGAGGAACGCTACCTCCACGAGCCAGAGGACTCGGCCAGCGCGGATCAGCTTTACGACCGGCGCTGGGCTGCGGACCTTCTCGACGGGGCGCGTACCCTGTTGAGAGCTGAATATGCCGATGCCGACCGTGCGGAACGGTTTAAGTATCTCGAAGCCTACCTGCCCGGAGGCCACCCGACCCTGAGCCAATCCGAAATCGGTGCCGCTCTGGGGCTTACGGAAGGAACCGTGAAACAGGAAGTGTTCAAGGTGCGCCGCCGCTACGGGGAATTGCTCCGCGAGGCGGTCGCCCAAACAGTCGCCCACCCGGACGAGGTGGATGACGAGATCAACTATCTCATCGATGTGGTGTGCCGGCGTTGA
- a CDS encoding protein kinase, producing the protein MNDLAPKEKCPECGLAIPPGQGCLGCSLRLALSPEAITPTEARRPVPPGLKSRFFADYEIIEEIARGGMGVVYRARQLGINRQVALKMVQSAHLLSDEARLRFRMEIEAVAQLHHPHIVSLYESGEHEGAHFFTMRLVEGGDLASQLNLQRPVRERVQQLITICRAVHYAHQRGILHRDLKPSNILLDERGEPHVADFGLAKSLDQDTGFTFTSSVLGSPNYMAPEQAAGKTRQLTTAVDVYGLGAILYHLVAGRPPFQAKTPIETLRQVVDQDPLPPRQANPQVDRDLETITLKCLRKEPSARYGTAEELAEDLERWLVGLPILARPLGPISSAWRWSRRRPALAGLCLVSLIAALTLTIGSNLAARRLKTANDRSVQLVKQLQREKVESLLEGGESSKALALLAHLLEREPQEIALGERLMSVLAQRSFAMPTARPWSSGSEIMAVGFSRDGNNSLALARNGRYRYLDLRTQQSTDGSLESTSPPIVSARAHPVSELLTTVHSDGVRIWRIAPRLLVSATLPHDATIRSLTLDPRSPKLATVDDRSRVRLWQPSRSQEDLSQWSSEILVHSEQDAIQTCVFNAQGTRLALGYESGLVQIWSSETRSLEKQRVVKGTVLVQEFDASGRRLATATDLGQVSVWDLEQPETNLDYYPFDAGATDLEFSPDGRFLALAGWSHRGEAYVWDLRLGRRVTDALVHRSHVTSVRFSPDGTQLVTLGDDATARCWDTSTWRSAREPLIHSSGVLQVAFSQDSRRLVTGSYSGALWWDMAPPLGQPRMIPHDARVTRGAFSPDGALTATATLAGKVQLWNTSDLRLVQSYQPHQGYVHFLEFSPSGRFLATGDAEGTVHLQNASEGLSLGTLPHPAPILSLRFSSDSGLIATAGRDGFARLWHIPSGEQASPPLNHGAPLLGAEFSPDGRWIATHGGNHLVRLWDTRSGRAHLAPLAHDALVEQVEFSPDSRFLVTGGRDARPVRWELATGKQTNLRSVSARGVSALAFSPDGRLLACASHDGTLEILDTTDRQLPSRLIAPTAAATHLQFTPDSRWVCSVTLRGEAQLWDPLSGLPITDPLRTQPSCSAACLSPDGASLLSFGDTETAGLWPLPRFDTSKTPSLIRLAQLIGRKQISASGQFAVTAFTPETPAAPREELKSLLFLPPSAIPFDPPR; encoded by the coding sequence GTGAACGACCTTGCCCCCAAAGAAAAGTGCCCTGAGTGCGGCCTCGCGATCCCCCCTGGACAGGGGTGTCTAGGATGTTCGCTGCGGCTGGCGCTATCCCCGGAGGCCATCACTCCCACGGAAGCGCGACGCCCGGTGCCGCCCGGGTTGAAATCGCGCTTCTTCGCGGACTACGAGATCATCGAAGAAATCGCGCGGGGTGGCATGGGGGTGGTCTACCGGGCTCGGCAGCTTGGAATCAACCGGCAGGTGGCCTTGAAGATGGTTCAGTCGGCGCACCTGCTCTCCGACGAGGCGCGTCTGCGGTTCCGCATGGAGATCGAGGCGGTGGCCCAACTGCACCACCCTCACATCGTTTCTCTCTACGAAAGCGGCGAGCACGAGGGCGCGCACTTTTTCACCATGCGCTTGGTGGAAGGGGGCGATCTAGCTTCCCAGCTGAACCTGCAACGCCCTGTGCGGGAACGAGTCCAGCAGCTCATCACGATCTGCCGCGCCGTCCACTATGCCCACCAGCGCGGCATCCTGCACCGGGACCTCAAACCCTCCAACATTCTGCTGGACGAGCGAGGGGAGCCGCATGTGGCAGACTTCGGACTGGCCAAATCGCTCGATCAGGATACCGGCTTCACCTTCACCTCGTCCGTTCTGGGTTCGCCCAACTACATGGCTCCCGAGCAGGCAGCCGGCAAGACACGCCAGCTGACCACCGCCGTCGATGTCTATGGTCTCGGAGCAATTCTATACCATCTGGTCGCTGGTCGACCACCGTTCCAGGCCAAGACACCTATCGAAACCTTGCGCCAGGTGGTCGATCAGGATCCCTTGCCGCCGCGCCAAGCCAATCCCCAGGTGGATCGCGACCTCGAAACCATCACGCTCAAGTGCCTCCGCAAGGAGCCCTCCGCCCGCTATGGCACCGCTGAGGAGTTGGCGGAAGACCTGGAGCGCTGGTTGGTAGGCCTGCCAATCCTTGCTCGTCCACTGGGCCCCATATCCTCGGCTTGGCGGTGGAGCCGACGGCGCCCCGCGTTGGCGGGCCTCTGCCTGGTCAGCCTCATTGCCGCGTTAACCCTGACCATCGGTAGCAATCTCGCGGCTCGCCGGCTGAAAACAGCCAATGATCGTTCGGTTCAGCTGGTCAAACAACTGCAGCGCGAGAAAGTCGAGAGCTTGCTGGAGGGAGGGGAAAGCTCCAAGGCGCTTGCCTTGCTGGCTCATCTGCTAGAACGCGAGCCTCAGGAGATTGCCTTGGGAGAGAGATTAATGTCCGTCTTGGCGCAGCGTTCGTTCGCTATGCCCACCGCCAGGCCTTGGAGCAGCGGCTCCGAGATAATGGCGGTGGGGTTCTCCCGCGATGGCAACAACTCCCTGGCATTGGCACGAAACGGCCGATACCGCTATCTCGACCTGAGGACTCAGCAATCCACGGATGGATCACTGGAGTCCACCAGCCCCCCTATCGTCAGCGCCCGGGCGCACCCAGTCTCTGAGCTGCTGACAACTGTTCATTCCGACGGAGTTCGGATCTGGCGGATCGCCCCGCGCTTGTTGGTATCCGCAACCCTGCCCCATGACGCCACCATCCGATCCCTGACCCTCGACCCGAGGTCCCCAAAACTCGCCACCGTGGACGATCGGAGCCGCGTTCGGCTGTGGCAGCCTAGCCGGAGCCAGGAGGACCTGAGCCAATGGAGCTCCGAGATCCTGGTCCACTCCGAGCAGGATGCCATTCAGACCTGCGTTTTCAATGCGCAGGGGACTCGTTTGGCGCTCGGCTACGAATCCGGGCTGGTGCAGATCTGGTCCAGCGAAACCCGCTCTCTGGAAAAGCAGCGCGTGGTGAAGGGGACTGTCCTCGTGCAGGAGTTCGATGCCTCCGGCCGACGGCTCGCCACGGCAACCGACCTCGGCCAAGTGTCGGTCTGGGATCTGGAGCAGCCGGAGACAAACCTGGACTATTACCCATTCGACGCAGGGGCGACCGATCTCGAGTTCAGCCCGGATGGTAGATTTCTGGCCCTCGCCGGCTGGTCCCATCGAGGTGAGGCTTATGTCTGGGATCTCCGCTTGGGCCGTCGGGTGACCGACGCTCTCGTGCATAGAAGCCATGTGACCTCGGTGCGCTTCAGTCCGGATGGGACACAGCTCGTGACCTTGGGCGACGACGCGACTGCCCGTTGCTGGGACACCTCTACGTGGCGCTCCGCACGCGAGCCTCTCATCCACAGCTCGGGCGTGCTCCAGGTCGCGTTCAGCCAAGATTCCCGGCGCTTGGTGACGGGGAGTTACTCGGGAGCACTCTGGTGGGACATGGCGCCACCCCTAGGGCAACCGCGAATGATACCGCACGACGCACGCGTCACACGGGGCGCTTTTTCGCCCGATGGTGCCCTCACAGCCACAGCGACGCTCGCTGGAAAAGTGCAGCTTTGGAACACTTCGGACCTGAGGCTGGTCCAGTCCTACCAACCACATCAGGGTTATGTTCACTTTCTTGAGTTCAGTCCCTCCGGACGCTTTTTGGCCACCGGCGATGCTGAGGGGACCGTCCATCTTCAGAATGCGTCCGAGGGCCTGAGCCTCGGAACCCTGCCACATCCCGCACCCATACTCAGCCTGAGGTTTTCCTCGGACAGCGGCTTGATCGCTACCGCAGGACGGGACGGGTTCGCGCGACTCTGGCACATTCCGAGCGGCGAGCAGGCGAGTCCTCCCCTGAATCATGGAGCGCCCCTGCTGGGCGCTGAGTTCAGCCCGGATGGAAGGTGGATCGCCACCCACGGTGGTAATCACTTGGTTCGTTTGTGGGATACGCGGAGCGGCCGCGCTCATCTGGCCCCGCTGGCTCACGACGCGCTCGTCGAACAGGTAGAGTTCAGCCCAGACAGCCGATTTCTCGTCACCGGCGGAAGAGATGCACGGCCCGTCCGGTGGGAACTGGCCACCGGAAAACAAACGAACCTGCGCTCCGTGAGCGCTCGCGGTGTTTCCGCGCTCGCCTTTAGCCCAGACGGGCGGCTGCTTGCCTGCGCGTCCCATGACGGCACACTGGAGATCTTGGACACGACTGATCGCCAGCTACCATCGCGGCTGATCGCCCCCACGGCAGCCGCAACCCATCTGCAGTTCACCCCTGACAGCAGATGGGTTTGCTCCGTAACACTGCGTGGGGAAGCACAGCTCTGGGATCCACTCTCCGGCCTCCCAATTACCGATCCTCTACGTACGCAGCCCTCGTGCTCAGCCGCCTGCCTGTCCCCTGATGGGGCTTCGCTGCTCTCATTTGGCGACACCGAAACGGCTGGGCTGTGGCCGCTGCCCCGTTTCGACACCAGCAAGACACCATCGCTGATCCGACTCGCCCAACTGATTGGACGAAAACAAATTTCCGCCTCAGGTCAGTTCGCCGTCACCGCCTTCACTCCAGAAACCCCGGCAGCCCCTCGAGAGGAACTGAAGAGTTTGCTCTTTTTACCACCATCCGCGATCCCGTTTGACCCGCCTCGTTGA